The Gemmatimonas phototrophica region AGTCGCTGGGCGCGCGCGTACACAAGGTCGCGCTGGACGGGAATCTGGCCCACGATCTGGAGGCAATGGACCGCCGGCACGTGCAGAACGTGGATCTCGTGTTCGTGTGCAACCCCAACAACCCCACGGGGACGCTGACCGATGCGACGAAGCTGCGCTCGTTCGTGAGCAATGCCTCGCGCAAGTCGGTGGTGCTGGTGGATGAAGCGTACCACGACTTCGTGACCGACCCGGGGTACACGAGCATGATCGATCTGGTGAAGGCGGGCGAGAATGTCATTATCTCGCGCACCGCGTCCAAGATTCACGGGCTCGCCGGGCTGCGTACCGGTTTTGCGATTGCACGCCCGGACATCATTGCGCGCCTGCAGCCCTGCGTGACGAGCTTTCCGGGTGTGTTTGGTGCCCGCGCAGCGGCAGCGTCACTGCAGGATACGGCCTACCAGACCATGTGTCGCGATCGCAATGCCGAAGGGCGCACCATCATGCACACGGCCGTCAAGGCACTGGGCCGTCGCATGACCACGTCGCACACCAATTTCGTCTTCTTCGACACCGGGATGCCGGTGGAGAAGGTGCAGGCGGCCATGTTGTCGAAGGGCTTCATGATCGGGCGCGCCTTCCCGCCGTACAACACCTGGGCGCGCATCAGCATTGGCACTCCCGACGAAATGAAGCGCGTGGCCGCCGTGCTGCCGGAGATCATCAAGCCGGCAACAACCGGCCAGTAAGCGCGGGCAGCGCCGCTGGCATATGCGGGGCAATCGGCAGCGGCCGGTTGCCCCGTTGTGCTGCCGACAGGGGCAGGCTACTCGAGCACGCGCACGTGGTTGATGATCCCCTGCTTCACGTGATACACCACAGCCTTGTGTGACGTGGCATCATAGCCGTGCAGATTGAAGCCGTAGACATGTTCGTCGTTGATCACGTACTCCCCCACGCGGATGCTGTTCGTCACCGAGAGCCGCAGCTCCGGACTATTGTCGAACACCGTGGCGTAGAGCCCCCGCAGGGCCGCCTTGCCGTCAATGAGCTTGTGGTCAGTGGCATCCTCCACCACGACCTCCTGGGAAAAGCAGGCCAGAAAGGCTTCAAGATTGCGCGCGTTGTACGCGTCGATTTGTGCGGTGACCGGATCCATACGTTCCTTGGAGAGGAGTCTCACGTTTTCCATATGGTGGACGGCTTGAACACGCACGTGGTCACGACCAACACACGCGAGGAATACCCACCATGAACTCCGAAATTGCCGCGCAGTGTAGCTCTCGCCGCCCCACCTGCCACAGATTGTGGATATGCCTCTGTCCTTCCTGCCTCGCGTCGTGATTGCGCTGCTCACCGTGGCCGCAACGCCTCTGCACCCCACGTTGGTGCAGCCGCCCATCATCGCGCATGCCCGCTGGCAGGCGACTGCGCCCTTGGGGCACGGTGCCGACGCCGTACGGCGAAACGTGCGTGCCGGCGATACCCTGACTTTCAAATCGCTGCAGCTCGTGGTGTTGGGCACCAGTCGCAATGCAACGGATGGCCCCCTCGCCGACAGTGTGCGCCTGGCTCTTGCCCAAGGTTCCTCGCGCGAGACGCGCAGCATGCATGAGGGCGGCGCCTTCAACTGGGCAGGCTTTCACGTGGCCGTCGTGGCCGTCTACGGTCCTGGTGAACTGGGCGCCGGACTGGTGGCGCTGGAGATCGCCACGCAGTCGTCGCTGCCCCCCTCCGTGGCCACCAGCGATTCCGCGGGCGGTGCGAGCATGCGTCTTCGCATTCCGCACACGATTACGCACGTCACGCTGCACCACACGGGCGACGCGCGCCCCTTGCAGCCCACCGAAGACCCGGCGCAGCGCTTACGCAACCTGCAGGCGTGGGGCGCGCGCGAACGCAACTGGTGGGATGTGCCGTATCATTTTCTGCTCGACCTCGAAGGCGATGTGTACGAGGGACGCGACTGGCATTTCATGGGCGAAACCAATACGGCCTACAATCCCAGTGGTCATTTTCTGATCAGCATGATCGGCAACTATGATCAGCAGGAGCCCAGCAGCGCACAGCTGGCGGCCATTGCCGATCTCATGGCGTGGGCCATCCGTGAGAACGGATTGACGGTAGACGCCATTGGTGGCCACTACCACTATGCCAGCACTGGCTGTCCCGGCAAGTATCTGCGGCCGTACCTCGAGGATGGGACCATCAAGCGCATGGTGCAGGAGCGACTCACTCGCCGGTGAGTTCCCGCGACATGCACGGAAACCCACCGGCAACTGCCTCAATCCACGTGCACAACCACGCGCAGAAACGTGGCGGGAATGTGCGTGTGATCATCTCGGCCGCTGGCGTTCTGGGCGTCGAACAACGTGTCGAGTTCCTCCTGTAGCTGATCCCGCTTGCCTGATCCCTCTGCGGCAGCGAATGCATTCATGGTCGGCCCGTAATAGTCGCGGAACCGGGCCAGCATCTGCTTGGGCCCTTCGGGCAGCGTGAAGCTCCAGCGCTCGCGAGTGAAGGTCAGCTGTGACGATGCGACACCTGCTCGTGCGAAGCGCTCAGTGACCTGCTCCTCCACCCCCCACATCATCGGGCTGATGAAGCCTTCCGGTGGCGGCGGCGTGTAGGCAGCGCTGATTCGGAGAATCTGGGCAACGAGCGTGGGATCGCCGGGAATCCAGTTCCCCATCACGATGCGTCCACCGGGGCTGGTCACGCGGACCAACTCCGACGCGACATCGTGCGGACGCGGCGCAAACATGGCGCCGAAGACACTCACGCTCAGATCGAAGGCGTTGTCACCCAACGCGTCGAGCCGCGAGGCATCGCCGTGCTCGAAGCGCAGATTGTCGAGGCCATGCTCCCGGGCGCGGGCATTGCCGGCCTCCACGAGATTGCGGGCGATGTCTACCCCCAACACCCGAGCGGCGCGGCGGGCGAGCGGTATAGCGGTGGTCCCGTCACCACAGCCTACATCAAGCACCGCCATATCGGGGCGTACGCCCAGGGAGTCCACAAACTGCTCCCCGCTCTGCCGCATGCTTTCGGCAATGCGTGTGAAGTCTCCCTTCTCCCACAATTGCTGATTGGGATTCTGTGATGCTGTTTCCATGGCCGACTCCAGTAAGAGGTTCGACCGTAGGCTACCGGTGACGCGCCGGGCGCACATCCCACAAACGGGCCATGTCGTCAGCACAATTCGCATGGCCCGTCCGGGCCGCGAGGCTATGGCACAGGGATCCCCAATTGCAGCGTCGCCGCCACGGCTGCCGCACGCGACGAGACACCAAGTTTGCTGAAGGCATTGGCGACATGACGGTGCACCGTATGCTGACTGACGGCGAGACGCTCCGCGATCTGCCGGTTGGTCATCCCTGTTACCAGAAGCGCAAGCACGTCGCGTTCACGCGCCGTGATCGTCACCCCGAAGGCGGTGGTGAGTGGCTTGGACGGTGGCGGCAACCGCTCACGACGCTCCCGCGCCTGCTCCACCAGCGACGCGGCTCCCAGAACAGCGCCTATCTGGATGACCGCGTCACGCTCTGCCCTGGCGGCTTCGTCCTGGCCACAAGAGTCAAGCGCAACAGCCAGCGCCAGTTGCGTTCGCAGGGCGTCATAGCCCACTCCGGCTTGTTCGAAGGCGGCAATGGCCTGCTCCAGCACGGCGACGGCCGCGGTTGGCGATCCCGTGAGCATCAAGGCCACACCGCGGGCCAGGCCGGCGCTCCCCAGCAGCGCCGGAGCACCGACCTCGGCGGCCAAGGTCTCCAGTTCCTGCAATTCCTGCTCTGCAACTCTGGGAGAGGTACCAGTGGCCACCGCCAACGTCACCAGCTCCAACGCCGCAGCGCGCGCCGTATGGTCGCCACGGCTTACCCGACGCAGGAAGCGGCGCCCATGGCGCTCCGCCTCGGCGTTCTGCCCTCGCTCCAGCGCGATAGCCCCAAGCCCCAACCAGGCGGTGGGAGAGGCCGCCACGCGCTCGAAGAGCATCGTCGCCTCATCCAGCCTCCCCTGCCGACGCCGCAGCTCGGCGAGCTGCAGAATGCCCAACCCAATCCATCCGGGGCGCATCGTCTCGAGTTCGGTAATCGCCGACGACACCTCCTGCTCCGCATCGTGCCAACGGCCACTGGCAATAAGCACTCCCGCATACTGCGTACGGCACACCGCAAACAGCGGTGGATGGTCCCACGCCCGACAGTACTCTCGCACACGATGGCACCACTGCTCCGCGCGTTCGAAATCGCGCACGAGCTCACACGCTGAAATGAGATGACAACAGGTCACCCCGGCCTGACTGCGATCGTCGAAATCACCGGAGACCACCGCTGCGGTTGCCTCATCGAGCAGCTGCATCCCCAACGCAACACGTCCCGCGGCGACGAGGGCCAACCCCTCGAGCGACAGCGCTGTGTATTCGAGATCGACATCCCCGTGCCGTCGGCCCAACGCGGCGGCCGCGCTGGCGCCCGCAGCGGCGGCCAGAGCGTCACGCGCCAGCAACGCATCGGCCTCACGCATTTGCAACCATCCGAACTCGGCACAATCAGGATGGGATTCGAGAAGCCGCCGGGCACGCCGCAGCCAACCAGAGGCGACGGCCGGCTCTCCGCGAAATGCCCGGTAGTCCCAGTCGAGCCACACCGCCACACGCGCCGCGCGCTGCAGAGCGCCCGCATCGACATACAACCGAAAGGCGCGCTCGCGCGACGCGAAGAGGGTATCGATGTCACTGAGCCACCAGCACGCCAATCCGAGCAGTTCCAGTGCCTCGGCGGTTTCGCCCTGCGCCAGCGACCGCTGCGCGGCGGTTTGTGCACGCGCCCACTCGCCGCGCTGGATAGCCTCCTGGGCCTCGCGAAGCGCAGCGGCTCCGATCTCATCCATCGATCACGTTCGTTTGCGGGCTCATGCTGGAATGTCGGCCCGGGCCCGCCTCGCGACAAGCGCCGCGTGGAGATCCAGAGGCCAACCGCTCAACGGAATCGCCTCCACGCTCCGTGTGATGGATGATGTTTGATCAAGACGGATGGCGACGTTTGCCGCGCGCTGGTTCAGCGAATGGGGAAGCGATACGCCACTCCCGCCCGGAGCGACGTCCCTCCGATTGTCTGACCGGAGATCCTGTTGGTCACGCGCACGGCGACATCAATGTCCACCCGTTCCCGGGGAACACGGAGCGAGGCTACTACGCCGTTGCCAGCGCCAAGCATCACGCGGGTGGCGTACACTCCGGGGGTGTAGCCGAGACCGAAATACGAGAAGTCTCCGGTCGTTCCGTACCAGCGACCATCGGTGGCGTGGGCCTCGGCGAACAGGCCGCCACGAGTGCCGTAGCGTAGCGTGCCGGTGGGAATCACCCCCGAACGACGCTCGCCGTTCCGTGAGAAATTCCCGCTCAACACACTGAGTTCCAGCTCCGCCTCGGGGGAGGCCACCAACCCCATGAGACCACCTCCCGTCATCGAGATCTTTTCTTCCGGGGGCGTTGTGACGACGCCCGAACCCAGGTAGTCCAGCCGGTCACGGCCAGTGAGCACCACCCCCTGCACCTCCACACGATTGTTGCTCGGTGTCGTGCGACGGAAGCCAAGACTTCCCCACCCGGCGACGGTGCTTCGCTCGGCACGCGTGTAGCGCGTGGCCGGAGCACACATGTCCGGGGATTCGTTGGGCTGACTGCCTACCACGACCGACATGGGTACGCCCCAGATGGCACCACCGGCGAGGATCTCGGTCCGCCGCTCGCGCTGCTTTATGCTGTCACTGGGTTGCATCAGTAGAAACGCGCCGAGCGACGGCAGCGTGGCACCCGGCCACCACAAGCGGGAGCGATGCCGTTGCTGTAGCAGCAGTGAGGTGCCCAGCACCACAACAAGAGCCAGCAGGATGGCGCGCTCCAGCAGGGTGAATTGCGTTGGGGCCAGTCCTATCGCCGCCACGACCGCAGTCCCAATGCCCAGCGCAGTCCATTCAGTGCCGGTCAAACGAACGCGCCATAGGGTGAACCGAATGCCGCTGGCGTATCGGTGCCAGAGCACCACGGCGATTGCGATGGCGCCTAGAGACCATTGGACCGGATTGAGTCCGGCCACGGTGCTGCGTCCATCACGCCAAAACTCTGTGGCTATGCGCAGGCTGGCGTAGCCCAGTACTCCCAGTCGGAACGTGCTGCCATCGCGAGCGGCTGAACCACGACGCACGAGCCACGTCATGAGCAGCACATCGCCCAGCATTTCGTAAAGCTGGACGGGGTGCACCGCGTGCTCTTCGCCGTCATAGTGCACACCCCACGGGAGCGAGGTGGCAACGCCTTTGCAGCATCCGGCGAGAAAGCAGCCCACCCGTCCAACGGCCATCCCGGCGAGTGTTGGCACCGTCAGTGTGTCCAGCGTGCGCGTCACGCCAAATCCGTAGGCACGTGCCAACACCACGACCATGAGCACGCCGGCGACGATGCCGCCGAGGTTGCTCTTCTTGCCTGGCTCCGGTGTGGACAGGTCGAGAAAGATGTACTTGGAACCGATGAGGCTCGCTATTGCGGCGGCAATGATGAGCAGGCGCCAGGAATCCGTAGCGAAGTGCTCACGGTCGCCAGCCCGAAGCGCCAGCACGACACCCGTAACCACGGCTGCAACCAGCGCCACATTGTACGGGCCAGCGAAGACCGCATTGAGAAGGGACATGGTGTGCCTCGGCTGAAGGGGGCGCGGCGCCCAGTCGGCGCCACGCCTCTCTACAGTGCGAAACGCACGCGATCACGACCATACGTCGTGCGACGTAATCGCATCAGCACATCAGGATGTGCTACTCGGGTACTCGACGTCGCAAGAATATCAGCCAGTCAATCGTGAAGGCCGCCGCGATCCCGGCGGCGTAGGCGAGCAGGTCACGCGCATCGAAGTCGCTCCCCAGGACCAGATGGCCCAGCGGGTGCGAGCGCACCGCCAGCAGCCAATCCCATCGCCACCGCTGTGAGAACTCCACCAGCCAACAGATCGCGACGGCCGAGCCTGCGCGGTGTGTACGGGCCGCGCGAGGGGCCACCACGCTGAGCAGCCACATGATCATGGTGGCCCAGAGCACGTCACCTACGACATCGCGCCAGAGCGGAGGCAGTGGCAGCACGCCGCGGTGGACCAGCAGGCCGACCACCACGGTGGCGAGGGCCGCGACGACATAGCCAGCCCGGCGGGTCATTGGGGCGAGAGATCGCCTGAGGAACGCCACATTCCATGGAGTATAGGGGTCCGGCGGCCCGGCGAGGTTGCAGCATGAAGCAATTGTCATACATTACGCCAGCCTCATTAGGATTGCTTCACCATTCTGGAGTTTGGCATGAATACGTTTTTTCGCGCCCCGCGACGCCGTGGTCTGGCGCGCCGGAACCGGCGGGGGGCCACCCTGGTTCTCGTCGCCCTCTTTTCCGTGGTTATTGTCGGGCTGGCGGCCTTCGCGATCGACGTCAGTCGCCTGTACGTGGGAGTGAACGAGCTGCAGACCGGGGCCGACGCCACGGCGCTGAACGGCGCCATGCAATTGCAGCGCGATCCAGCAGCCGATGGGCGGAGCACCACGGCGACATTTGGCGGCAACAATCAGGTCATGGGGATGCCGCTGTCGCTGACCACCAGCCATGTCGAGAGCGGCGTCTGGAATCCCGGCACCCGGGTCTTTACACCCCAGTCCTGGACCAACAGCACCACCAACGCTGTCCGGGTGTCGGCCAACAGCACGGGACGTTTGCTTTTTGGTGGCGTGTTGTCGCGAACCAACGTCGCTCCCACGCGTCGTGCCATTGCGTGGGTGGCCAATGTCACCGGGGTTGATTGCATCAAGCCGTGGGGCATTTCCCGGTCGTTGCTGGAAGCGCGCCATGGCATAGATCTCACCACGCAGGCCGGTGTGAACACGCTGCGGACGTTGCTCAACACGACCACCGGGCCGGCACAACTCACTGTGGTGTTGAGCCCGAATGTGAATGCGGGCACCGGTGGTGGTGGCAACTCGAATGGGAACGGCAACAACGGCAACAACGGCAACAACGGAAACAATGGCAACAACGGCAATGGCGGCAATGGAGGCGGGGGGCCCACGGTGACGGCGCCGACCGACAGCTACCAGGCAATTACCGGCGACGCCAATGCGTCTCCCAACTCCTATGAGGCCTTGATCACGGGCACCGGCTGCGGCAATAACGTGGCGGAGTTTCCGGTCAGCACGGTGTTCCAGCAGCCGGGGCAGGGGAATCAGGTGGCACAGCGCGCCGATGCCATTGTCCGCCAAACGGCCATGGAAAGTGGCCCCTGCAAGAAGGGGCCAACCGCGCGGGACGCCACCTGCTATGACCCCAGCCTGACAGGCTTCGTGGCGGGGCCCACGATCATCGTGCCGCTCACGATGCCTGCCGCACAGCCCAATCGCACGCAGATCGCCATGCTCACGAAGTTCCGGCTCATGTGCGCGTTCACTGATGATCCGCCAGGGAACCCCCTCGGCCCTTCACCCGAAAACTGTCCGTGGCTGCAGACCATTGGCCAGACCCCCACCGGCTACCGGCGCGGCACGATTGTCGGGTACCCGGTTTCCGGGCCCATGGAGCTCGGCAACGGCACCGTGCTGGGCAACACGATCAGCGTTGGCCAACGGCTCATTCTGGTGCAGTAACCGCCGGTCGCGCGGCGCCGCGGTGGAGGGACCGTCTACAACTGCCCGGTACTGCCCCACTGCGCCAGCTTGGCCTGGTAGGCCGGGTCGTCGTAGCGCGCCAGCAGAAACGACGAGGCCAATGGCGGCACCGCTGCGCCGGCAATCTGCTGTGCCAGCAACTCTGCAGCAGCCGGTGCGGCCATGAGCCCGAAGCCGGAGAACGCGGCACACACATACGCGCCCGGCACGCCCATGGGGCCAATGAGCGGGCGGTTCTCCGCGGTCTTGGTGTAATACCCACCATCCACGTACGCGTGGGGTAGCCGTTCCAGATACCCGGCCAGCGCGGGCACCAGCTTGGTCATGCCGCGCAACACCACTTCGGGATAGAAGGGATCGTCGGGAAGCGGAAACTCGGGCGTATCAAAACGATGCGCGCTGTGATAGTCCCACAACATCAGCACCGTGGTGGAGCGGCCATACCCTTCCGGTCGCAGGTGAATCCCCGCCGGCAGTGGTTCGGTCAACCAGCGTGTGCTGTCGTCGGCCGCCAGTTCAGCCTGTTCCTCCGCACTCCACTCCAGCGACTGCGCATCGTCGAGAATGACCAGCCCCGTGTTGCGATCCACGGCGCCCTGCGGGTCTTCAATGGCAATCTTGTAGTGGGCTTCGCTGAACAGCGGCAGCGTCACCCCGAGCAGTTCGCCCACCGACTTGGCGTATGGCCCGGCGGCGTTCACGAACACCGGCGTCGCAATGGCATGTGTCTGCCCGTCGGCCCCCTGCACCTGCACACCAGCCACACGGCCTTCCGGATAGTCAACCGCTGTCACGCGACCACTCAGCAACTCCACGCCGGCGTCACGCGCCTGCTCCAGCAGCATCATGCCCAGCTGCTGTCCGCTGAACCACCCGCATCGTCGTGCGTGCAGCACCGCACAGATCTCCGGCGACAGCCACGGGAAGTGGGTGCGAATGGCCTCGCGATCGAGGAAGAGATCTGCCCCCGCCGGATGATCGCGCCAGCCGCTATGCGACGACGGCACATAGGCTGCCGCGTCCTGGCGTGAGCGATAGATCCGCACGTCGCCCGCGCCCTGCGCACTGGCGAGCGCGGCATCTGCTTCAAACTCCGCGGCGCGCTCAGCCCGGGTCGTGGTGTAGAGATAGCCCCGCCGGTTGAGCAGAAACCGGTTGTCGCTGGCGTCAGCCCACCGCTCAAGCAAATCGATACTGCGGTTGATGAGCTGTACCATGGCATCATCAGGGCCGGGCCACCAGTTGCGATACGCCTCCGTGCTCTTGTCGCTGGTCAGCGTCAGCGGGGCCAGATCATCAACCACGAGCACGCGCAGCCCGTGTGTGACACTTAGCGCGTGCGCCACGGCAATGCCGGCAATGCCCGCTCCACAAATCACGGCGTCGGTACGCATGACCGTTGGCACGGAGGGCGCCGCCCCGCTCATACGCGGGCGCCGGCGTTTACGCCATGCGCCCACAGCGCACGTTCCACCATGGTGGCGTGCCACCCTTCTCCCAGTGCCACCGCACGCTGAATGAGTGCCAGCGCGTACTTGCGATAGTACACGGCAGTCCAGGCAATCTGCCCCATGCCATCGACATGCGGTGCCACCTGTCCGGTGACAATTTCGTCGAAGAACGGGAAACGCTCTGGCATCATGACCGCGAGCACCGCCGACGCCGTGGCCGGACCCACACCTCCCAGCGTGACCACGGCGGCCAATGCCTTGGGTGGAGTGTCCAGCAACGCCGACGCCGTGCGCGTGGCGTCTTCGACCGCGCCCGGCGGATTGTTCTTCACCAGCACCAGATTGGGCGCGCGCCAGACACCGCGCAGCATCTTCCACTCGGTAATCCGCACCATCTCGTCGTGCGTCACGTAGCCGGGCGACCGCGCAGCCATCACGGCTGGCAACTCATGCCGGTACCACTGATCGTGCTCCGGCAGCTTCCGGTTGGCCAATGCCGCAATGGCCTGATCATAGCCATCAAGCGCTTCGCGCCATGCCGACAGATTGGACGAGCGCCAGAGCGGGAGTTTTGCGAGGTCGGTCATGGGGTGCAAACTACCGCGAATACGGGTTGGGGGTACTGGCTGGGATTACGATGACGGAAAGGCAGGGAGCAACGGCTGGCGGGACCACAACAGCAGGGCGCCCTGCGGGCGCGACAACAGCATGAGTTACTGCATGACAACTGCATGACAAAAAGCGGTGTGACCGCGGGGCTCCGAAATTCCTGAACGCCCCCGCTGTTTCATGCTGTTGTCATGCTGTAAGTCATGCAGTTGCCATTCCCTGCCGTTGCCATTCCCGGCCGTTGTCATTGCCGGCAGTTGTCATTCCCCAGCCTGCCCAATTGCGACGTCCTACGGCACCTTCAGCACATCCACGCGCGACACCGCCCAGGTACCACTGCGTCGGGCCACGGTCACACGCCACGCTGAACGACAGAGCTCTCCGCACGCTCGACCCACATACACGATGGCCGAGTCCTGGAACATGCGCGGCTTGACTACCTCGACCACGCCGGCGTTGCCTGGATGATCGGCGAACCACGCGTCCCACCCCTTGGGATGGTCACGAAAAAAACGCTCCATTTCGCCCAGCGTGATGCGTTCCACCAGAAACGGCAAACCGAAGGCGGTGGTGTCTACCACTTGCAGCGCCAGCGTATCGTGATGATCCCAGGGCCCGCCAAACGCTGACAGCGTTGGGGACTGCTGGCGCGGGTCGTGCCACACCGTGATGACCTGCGCCTGTTCGCGCCGGGAAAACAGCTCCAGGAGCGTGGCCTTGAGCACGGCCCGTTCGGAGGGGTAGTCCCGTCCCGGCCCACAGGCGGAGACGGACACCAGCAGCAGGAGTGCGATGTACCGCCAGCGCATCACCGTACGCCTGCCACAACGCGCGGGAACTGATCGGTAGTGGGCTGGAATGTGCGCCAGCTGTGCCAGAACTCCTGGCTCGCATTGATGGGGACCAGCGCGCCCGCCGGCCCTTTGCCATTGAAGGCATAGCGTGTGGAAGGACCAGCACGCATCACCACCAGCGAGTCGCCATCAAGCGTGAACTCGGTGGCGGCAGTAGGACGCGCGAACGCGAAGAAGCTCACACTGTCGCTGGCCAGTGCCAGCACCACGGGTGTGTCTCCCACGATATCGTTGATCACCCGCACGCGCTCCAGATGGTTCCAATCGTAGGCGCGACTGACGCCGTTGAGCGTAATCCCCACCACCCACGATTTCTCTCGCCACGACGCGGTGTCGGTACCGGTGAGTGCCTTGCGACTGGTTCCTCGTTCGTAGGCGTAGTCCTTGGCGTATTCACTGGTGAAGGTACTATCGGCCTGCATGATCAACGAATGGGGATACAGCTGCAGCCATTGGCGCAGCGACACCTGGCGACTGGGGAGTTCGGGCATTGCCGTACCGGTGAGCGGACCGGCCACCGCCTCTCCGTTGGCCTGACGCCACCAACTGCCGGTGCGCACGTCTTCGAGCATGGCGTTGAAGTGATCCATGCCCACCAGACGGAACTGCTCCACCTGCCCGTTCACGATGGGGCGAAACACTCGACCGGTGCGGCACACGGTGCAGTAACTCACCAGCACGTCCTGACCGCCAACGGTATCCCGCACCTGATGATGGTAACCAATGAACTGCAGCGGATACGCGCGCGCCTGGCCATTGTGTTCGAAACCCACTACCAGACGGTCCGTAGCCACCGTATTGCGAGCTGCTGGCTCCATGCGCATGACCGTGGGTGGCAGGAACATCGCGTCAGCCGCCATGCGGAAGTTGAACATGTACGTCACGCCGCTCACCACCAGCGCCGTCACGCCCACCAGAATGCGCTGTCGCCCGCCGACCCGCAGGGCAGCGGTTACTCCTGCCAGCATCAGCACGCCGGCTACGGCGCGCACAGCCCAACGCAGGGAGTACAAGGTGTACGCCAACTCCAGACTGCGGGTGCGTTGACTGCCCGGCAACGGCATGATGAAATACACGTTGGCAAATTCGAACAGCATGAGAAGCGCGGCGCCACTGTACAACAACCACCGGCGGGAGTCACGATCGGTCAACATAAGTCGTTCAAGAGATAGGTTGGCGCGTGTGCCCCTGCGGCCAGCGCCTGCGCTGCCGTGGTTACGCCGGTAAGTACGATGGCGCTGGCAAGACCCACCGCGGCCGCACCGGCAATGTCGGTGTGCAAGGTGTCTCCCAGCATCACCGCATGACGGGTACCTACCATGGACAACGCCGTTGCAAAGTGGCGGGACGCCGGTTTGCCCAAGACTTCAAACGTGGGGGCCTCATCACCCAGCAGCAATTGCAGGGCGCGTTCCAGCATCCCCGCCAGCGAGCCAGCTGTGAGCCCAAAGGTGCCGGCCCCCGACGGATACACGAGATCGGGGTTGGCCAGCAGCAGCACCGTTCGCTGGCCGCGGGCGTGCGCGGCGAGAATCATGCTCAGCGTGGCGTCCAGGGTACCCAGCGTATCAAAGCCGCCTTCGTCGGCGATCACCACCGCATCCGCCGGGTCGGCCACGTCGGGGTCCACTACGGTGGCACCAATCTGCCGGGCATAGTTGGCCGAATCGCCGGTGCCCAGCACCACCACGCGCCGTCCGCGCATCCCCTGTTCGTCGAGCGCTGGCGCAATGAGCATCCCGGAGCTGAGCACATGTTCCGGTTGCACCGGAATGCCCAATCGTGTGAAGCGCGCCGAGGCCCGATGCGGCGAGCGCGACGCATCGTTGGTGACCACCAGAAACGGCTGCCCACGATCAATGAGATGCTGCACCGCCTCAGCCGCTCCGGGCAGGGCGCCCGATGCATTCACCAGCACGCCATACGCATCAAACAGGA contains the following coding sequences:
- a CDS encoding DUF2809 domain-containing protein, translated to MTRRAGYVVAALATVVVGLLVHRGVLPLPPLWRDVVGDVLWATMIMWLLSVVAPRAARTHRAGSAVAICWLVEFSQRWRWDWLLAVRSHPLGHLVLGSDFDARDLLAYAAGIAAAFTIDWLIFLRRRVPE
- a CDS encoding TadE/TadG family type IV pilus assembly protein, with protein sequence MNTFFRAPRRRGLARRNRRGATLVLVALFSVVIVGLAAFAIDVSRLYVGVNELQTGADATALNGAMQLQRDPAADGRSTTATFGGNNQVMGMPLSLTTSHVESGVWNPGTRVFTPQSWTNSTTNAVRVSANSTGRLLFGGVLSRTNVAPTRRAIAWVANVTGVDCIKPWGISRSLLEARHGIDLTTQAGVNTLRTLLNTTTGPAQLTVVLSPNVNAGTGGGGNSNGNGNNGNNGNNGNNGNNGNGGNGGGGPTVTAPTDSYQAITGDANASPNSYEALITGTGCGNNVAEFPVSTVFQQPGQGNQVAQRADAIVRQTAMESGPCKKGPTARDATCYDPSLTGFVAGPTIIVPLTMPAAQPNRTQIAMLTKFRLMCAFTDDPPGNPLGPSPENCPWLQTIGQTPTGYRRGTIVGYPVSGPMELGNGTVLGNTISVGQRLILVQ
- a CDS encoding NAD(P)/FAD-dependent oxidoreductase, with translation MRTDAVICGAGIAGIAVAHALSVTHGLRVLVVDDLAPLTLTSDKSTEAYRNWWPGPDDAMVQLINRSIDLLERWADASDNRFLLNRRGYLYTTTRAERAAEFEADAALASAQGAGDVRIYRSRQDAAAYVPSSHSGWRDHPAGADLFLDREAIRTHFPWLSPEICAVLHARRCGWFSGQQLGMMLLEQARDAGVELLSGRVTAVDYPEGRVAGVQVQGADGQTHAIATPVFVNAAGPYAKSVGELLGVTLPLFSEAHYKIAIEDPQGAVDRNTGLVILDDAQSLEWSAEEQAELAADDSTRWLTEPLPAGIHLRPEGYGRSTTVLMLWDYHSAHRFDTPEFPLPDDPFYPEVVLRGMTKLVPALAGYLERLPHAYVDGGYYTKTAENRPLIGPMGVPGAYVCAAFSGFGLMAAPAAAELLAQQIAGAAVPPLASSFLLARYDDPAYQAKLAQWGSTGQL
- a CDS encoding DUF3179 domain-containing (seleno)protein, which encodes MLTDRDSRRWLLYSGAALLMLFEFANVYFIMPLPGSQRTRSLELAYTLYSLRWAVRAVAGVLMLAGVTAALRVGGRQRILVGVTALVVSGVTYMFNFRMAADAMFLPPTVMRMEPAARNTVATDRLVVGFEHNGQARAYPLQFIGYHHQVRDTVGGQDVLVSYCTVCRTGRVFRPIVNGQVEQFRLVGMDHFNAMLEDVRTGSWWRQANGEAVAGPLTGTAMPELPSRQVSLRQWLQLYPHSLIMQADSTFTSEYAKDYAYERGTSRKALTGTDTASWREKSWVVGITLNGVSRAYDWNHLERVRVINDIVGDTPVVLALASDSVSFFAFARPTAATEFTLDGDSLVVMRAGPSTRYAFNGKGPAGALVPINASQEFWHSWRTFQPTTDQFPRVVAGVR
- a CDS encoding HAD-IIA family hydrolase — encoded protein: MTHAHASHSIPPERIDFRALVHRYDAILFDAYGVLVNASGALPGAAEAVQHLIDRGQPFLVVTNDASRSPHRASARFTRLGIPVQPEHVLSSGMLIAPALDEQGMRGRRVVVLGTGDSANYARQIGATVVDPDVADPADAVVIADEGGFDTLGTLDATLSMILAAHARGQRTVLLLANPDLVYPSGAGTFGLTAGSLAGMLERALQLLLGDEAPTFEVLGKPASRHFATALSMVGTRHAVMLGDTLHTDIAGAAAVGLASAIVLTGVTTAAQALAAGAHAPTYLLNDLC